The Ignavibacteria bacterium nucleotide sequence GGAACGTCCTCATCAATTTCGACTGGGGTGTTGCAGAAAAGAACCTGGACAAGATAAAACAAAACTTAGGAAATCACAGTCAGAAATATTTCCGAGATCATCCGGAGCTTATTATTGAACTTGAGAAGGGACAAATATCTGACCTTGCATTTCTTGAGAAATGCAGATTGGAATTGGAATTTGATTGCAGTTCAGAAGAATTGGCAAAAATATTTTCACAGATATTTTCGCCAAATCAAAAACTTATAGACAAACTCAAAAGCCTGGCTGAGAGAGTTGACTTATATCTCCTATCGAACACTAATGCAATTCACAAACAGTATGGTTGGGGAGATTTTAATTTCATCAAGTATTTTAAGCAATTATTTTTATCGTACCAAATTGGTTTCGTGAAACCAGAGGTTGAGATATATAAATATGTTGAGGAAAGAATCAATTTAGATAGAGAAAGTTTTATTTACATTGACGATATATTGGATTATGTCTCTAGTGCGGCGAATCTTGGTTGGAATGCGATACATTTCGAGAACAATCAATCACTAATGAATAAATTAAAAGAATACAAAGTACTTCAATAACTTTTGTTTTAAATCGTGAGGAAAATATGAATCTTTTTTGTTTACGGCGGGGGAACTTGCCAATCCAATGGCAAATTGTAACTCTAGTATTTTTATTACTTTTATTTACTTTCAATTTTAGCGAAGGATTATGCGAAACGACACCCAAAAAGCATCCAATGATGACAGTAAAAGGAGTGAAAAGGCCGTCGCAATTGGAAAGCGTTCCAAAGATTAATGAAGCAAGAAGCATTTTAAAATCATATTCTCCTTTGGTCGGCAAACCACAAGCTAATAGCGATTGCGGTCTAAAAATATTCAATGAATATTTTGCCTTTGCAGAAGGAGGTTTAAGTTTACTCGAGTTGGCTTCCGATTTGCCGATTTTGCCGCAGTTTAATGAGTATAGTTCTAACATTTGTTTATTATTCTCACTAAGACAATTTTCAATCGATATCAATGAAGGGCAAAACCGGAATGCAACACTTAATCTTTCAAAGGAGCTGCTGATGTATTCACTTGGCAAGTGGGGAAGTGCAGCACTAAAGATTTCCAATGTCGGAATGTTTTTTATTGATTATTCATTGACAAAATTTGGAGCGAAAGCATTCAAGGTTAGAAAAAATAAATATCAATCTATGTATGATGAATACAATGCTCGCCATAATCGATTCAAAAAGAAACCAGATGAGTGGAAAAATTTTTTAGTTAAGACAATTAATGAATCGCGTGATGTGAAAAGTTCAATTGACCGCGAAGTTAATTCATATGTTAAGGATTATTTTTATGAAGCTGGTTCAGTAATACCTGATGATTTGAGACTTGAATTAATTGAAGCTGAGAAAAATAAGCTGTACAAAATTTTTAACGATTCTATAGAAGATGTAATTAATGAGATCAGAAAGAAGAAAGAGGAAGAAATTCTTCAAAATTTTACCAAAGCAACAGAATTAATGAATAAAGAGTTTACAATTTCAGTAAATGTCATTGCTGATAAATACGATCCAATGCCAATCAGAGTAGTAGTCCCTGAAGATCAAAAACTTTGGGAAGGTGTAACAAGCAGCGCAGGCACTTGGAATATGAGATGCACTTATGCTGGTTACATTGCTTACAAGAAACCAACAACAGTCGAACTGACTTATAAGGGTAAAACATTGACTCAATCGTTTAAGGTTACAGATAAGGGTGTATTTGCAAAATTTGATTTAAGAGATTTAGAGAAAGAAAAAAAAGAAGTTTTAAGGGAGTTGAACAAAGACCTTGCAGGAACATATCGTGGCAAAATATTCTACAATGAGCGGCTATATGGCAGGGGTGAGGGACCAATAGAAATTATTATAAAGAATTCCAAATCTATTTCATTTAAGGCCAGTTATAAATTAGAAAAAAAATATTATGATGATACTGGAAATGAATTTGAAAAACCCACAGGAAAATTGCTGAAAACGCATACTACAATCAATTCATTTGAAGGTAAAGGGGATATAAAGAAAATCAATCCAAATGCATCAGATGATATCATTCAGCTAAATGGAAGATGGATATTAGACTCACAAGAAATTTATACTAATCCTAGTCATAAACCTTATAGTCAAACAGTTGAATCAAAATGCTTGTTCTATTTAATCAAAGATGGAAATAAATTAATCACTTGGCCGCAATCCCTTAAACCATATGGCGATAATTGGATTTGGAAAATTGAAGCTGTAAAAGTAGAAAATTAGACTTCTCTCGTTGGAAATTAACGCTGCGAATTAAATTAACCCGATGCGGTTGTATATATTGTCTATATATTTCAGAACTGAAGTTGTATTAAAGATTGAAGTCAATTCGTGATTCGAAAAATACTTGTTAATGTTTTTATCCTTACACAATTCATCTAGTAGATTCGTATCTGAATCCCAAACTTTCATTGCAATGCTTTGCACGATTTTATATGCTTCGTCACGGCTCAATCCCTTCTCGATCAATTTGAGTAGAACTTTTTGTGAATGAATTAAACCTTTCGAGAGCTCAATATTTTTCTGAATGCTTGCCTCATTTAATTTTACATTTTTCAGGACAAAACACATTTTCTCGATCATGTAATCGAGTAAAATCGTACAATCTGGAAAAATCACTCTCTCAGCAGAAGAGTGAGAAATATCACGTTCATGCCAGAGGGTCACGTTTTCCAAACCGGCCAGAGCATTGCCGCGTAAGATTCTTGCCAATCCCGCAATTCTTTCGCAGATGATCGGATTTTTTTTATGCGGCATAGCAGATGATCCTTTTTGTCCTTCGGTAAATGGTTCTTCCATTTCAAGGACTTCAGTTTTTTGCAGATGCCTGATCTCGGTTGCAATTTTTTCTAGTGTAGTGCCAATCAATGATAGAGTCATTAGATAAAATGCGTGGACATCTCTTTGAACTATCTGTGTGGAAATATTAGCGTTTTTTATTTTAAGCTTTGTACATACAAATTCTTCAATCCGCGGATCCAAATGTTCATAAGTTCCTACAGCTCCGGAAATTTTTCCAACAGCGGCTTCTTCAGCCGCTTGAATTAATCTTTTAACATTTCGTGAGATCTCATCATACCAAAGTGCGAATTTTAATCCATATGTTGTTAGCTCGGCATGTACACCGTGAGTCCTTCCAATGCAAACTAATTCTTTGTGCTTCAGTGCAAGGTCTTTTAAGATTGATTGAAGTTGTTTCAAGCCAATTTCAAGCTGTTGAGATGCCTGTTTTATTTGTACAGCAAGGCATGTGTCAAGTACATCTGAGGAAGTCATGCCGTAATGGATCTCTTTAGACTCTTTTCCCACGCTTTGCGAAACATTGGTTAGAAAAGCGATAACATCATGCTTGGTGCGTTCTTCGATTTGTTTAATTCGTGTAACGTCGAATTTTGCTTTTTGCTTAATTTTATTGAATGTTGCCCGTGGAATTTCTTTTAAGTTAACTCTTGCTTCGATAGCAGCTAATTCAATTTCAAGCCAGATGGAAAATTTATTTTCCTCTGACCAGATATTTCCCATTTCTTTTCGGGTGTATCTTTCAATCATTATCTTTTTTCAAGTTTCATTGTTCGATCTATGATTTTGTCATTGTGCAGTATTTTCAATTTTACTGATTGTCCAGTTCTGAATTCAAAAAAAGCAGATCGTACATCATTTTCATCTGTGACTTGTTCACCATCAATTTCGAGAATTACATCGCCAACTTCAAGTTTTGCATCAGAGGCTGGACTGTTCCTTTCAATTTGGGTTATTACAACTCCCTTAGTGCTCTTCAGTCCATAGTATTTAGCTATTCTCGAGTCAAGTGTCTGAATTGAAAGTCCTGTCCAAAAATCTCGCTCAATCTTTTTGTTATGTTTCAATTCATCCACAATTGACTTAATCTTATTGATTGGGATCGCAAATCCAATTCCAATGTTTCCCGCTGAATAACTATTACCGGTGTAAATTATCGTGTTCATTCCAATTACTTCACTCACACTATTAACGAGCGGACCGCCGCTGTTGCCTCCATTTATCGGTGCATCAGTTTGTATCATTTTTCTATAATAGCGATTATTAATTGGCTGAAGAGTTAAACCTGTTGAGCTCACAACACCAACTGTAACAGTTGGTTTATTATTCACGTTGAACAATCCAAATGGATTTCCCAAGGCAATTACCCATTCACCGATTATAATTTCATCTGAATTCCCAAATTTCACGAAGGGAAAATTCTTTCCTTCAATTTTTAATAGACAAATATCGCTGGTGGGATCAGAACCAATTACTTCAGCGTCATATTTTTCGCCATTAGTTAGAGTCGCAACTACCTTCTTTGCATTACCTGCAACATGGTCATTCGTAACAATGTAGCCATCTTTTGAAATGATAAATCCGCTCCCAAGACTTTGCACTTCTTGTTTATAAGATCTATCTCCAAAAAATCTTCTGAAGAATGGGTCATTCTTGAAAAATGGATCATCAAAGAAAGAAGAAAACGGATCTCTGTACTCTCGTACTTCAGTTACATTTATACCAACCACGGAAGGACTGATGTTTTTTACTGTTGCAGTTATTGCGTTTTCACGCGAACTATTAATATTCTGATTTGTTTGTTGCCTATCCTGAAAATTTGCAGTCGAAATGTAGTTTGCAGGTGTGTCGTTTGAAATTAGAGATTCATTTTTCTCTGTTTGCGATAACAAAATCGTGACTGAAATTGTAGTTATGATTGTTACGATGATCACTAAACCAATAATTATATAATTATTTTTCTTCATTTTTATCCTTTATTTTGTTTCACTCTTTTACGCAGCATATCCATCATGGGTTCGATGTGTCTTAAAAATATTGTTCCTAAAACTAATAGACTAATCAGAAATAATTCCCATCTTTGATTCGGAGGTGGATAGGAATATTCTATTAGAATCTCATTGGATAAAGCTATTATTACAAATGTAAAAATTGTTGCCCAAATATTTCCAATGTGAATATCCTTAAACTTCAAATAGACAATCACCCACAAAACGCCCCAAATTAAACCTGTATATGGTAAAAACAACATTGTACCACCAAAGGCGGTTGCCAGCCCTCTTCCGCCACGGAACTTAATCCAGATAGAGAAACAGTGCCCAAGTACAGCAAAGAAAAGAGCAAGTCCAATTAATAAAAATTTTTCAGCATCAAATTGTTTCGCAATGTAAACTGAAATTAATCCTTTAAGTAAATCGATAACTCCAACCGATGTGCCAATTATTTTTGAATGGCTGACTTCAAAAGCATTATGTC carries:
- a CDS encoding HAD family phosphatase, whose protein sequence is MSRIEAIIFDLGNVLINFDWGVAEKNLDKIKQNLGNHSQKYFRDHPELIIELEKGQISDLAFLEKCRLELEFDCSSEELAKIFSQIFSPNQKLIDKLKSLAERVDLYLLSNTNAIHKQYGWGDFNFIKYFKQLFLSYQIGFVKPEVEIYKYVEERINLDRESFIYIDDILDYVSSAANLGWNAIHFENNQSLMNKLKEYKVLQ
- a CDS encoding adenylosuccinate lyase translates to MIERYTRKEMGNIWSEENKFSIWLEIELAAIEARVNLKEIPRATFNKIKQKAKFDVTRIKQIEERTKHDVIAFLTNVSQSVGKESKEIHYGMTSSDVLDTCLAVQIKQASQQLEIGLKQLQSILKDLALKHKELVCIGRTHGVHAELTTYGLKFALWYDEISRNVKRLIQAAEEAAVGKISGAVGTYEHLDPRIEEFVCTKLKIKNANISTQIVQRDVHAFYLMTLSLIGTTLEKIATEIRHLQKTEVLEMEEPFTEGQKGSSAMPHKKNPIICERIAGLARILRGNALAGLENVTLWHERDISHSSAERVIFPDCTILLDYMIEKMCFVLKNVKLNEASIQKNIELSKGLIHSQKVLLKLIEKGLSRDEAYKIVQSIAMKVWDSDTNLLDELCKDKNINKYFSNHELTSIFNTTSVLKYIDNIYNRIGLI
- a CDS encoding trypsin-like serine protease, encoding MKKNNYIIIGLVIIVTIITTISVTILLSQTEKNESLISNDTPANYISTANFQDRQQTNQNINSSRENAITATVKNISPSVVGINVTEVREYRDPFSSFFDDPFFKNDPFFRRFFGDRSYKQEVQSLGSGFIISKDGYIVTNDHVAGNAKKVVATLTNGEKYDAEVIGSDPTSDICLLKIEGKNFPFVKFGNSDEIIIGEWVIALGNPFGLFNVNNKPTVTVGVVSSTGLTLQPINNRYYRKMIQTDAPINGGNSGGPLVNSVSEVIGMNTIIYTGNSYSAGNIGIGFAIPINKIKSIVDELKHNKKIERDFWTGLSIQTLDSRIAKYYGLKSTKGVVITQIERNSPASDAKLEVGDVILEIDGEQVTDENDVRSAFFEFRTGQSVKLKILHNDKIIDRTMKLEKR
- a CDS encoding glycerol-3-phosphate acyltransferase — protein: MNYLFIAIVSYLIGSFPTAFILLKYFRGLDIRTEGTGNVGGHNAFEVSHSKIIGTSVGVIDLLKGLISVYIAKQFDAEKFLLIGLALFFAVLGHCFSIWIKFRGGRGLATAFGGTMLFLPYTGLIWGVLWVIVYLKFKDIHIGNIWATIFTFVIIALSNEILIEYSYPPPNQRWELFLISLLVLGTIFLRHIEPMMDMLRKRVKQNKG